The genomic window CTGCCCGCGGGGACTGACTCGACACGGCCGAAGCTCGAGCCGTTCACCCAATGACGATGCTTCCTACCGATTGAACAACAACCTGGATGGGCACACGAGAAGTCGCATTCTGAGCTGGATGTTGCTTGCTTGGCGGCCGGCGATCAATCGAAGCCCTGCCCCTTTACAAACGCCTGCTGGGCACTCATCAGCAGGTATCGATCATTGCGGTAAGAGTCCTCTTCAACGTTGAGCGCAGCATTTGCTGTTTTTAGGATTTCTCGAATCCGCGATAGGCTCGAAATCGCGCCACTCTCGATCGCGACGAGCAGCCGGCGTAGCTCGTCATCCATCAAGCTGACCTTTCGTCGGTCGGCAACTTGTGCGTTGCGGAGCGCATCTTCTGGCAAATTCTCAACGAGGTGGCGAAGCTGCCGGCACGCCTCAGCGCGCGCGGCTTTAGAAGAAGACTCTTGGCTGTCGCTGACAAGCCGCCGCGCATCGATGAATCCAGCGTCCGATAGAACCTTGTTCGGATTTATTGCAAGCAGCAGTCGAATCAAGCAGCTCAGCGGCTTCATGGTGTTTCTCCTGATCGTCGGTTTGAAATTCGTCGAAGAATGGCGACTTCGGCCTGCACATATTCGGACCCCAACGTTTGCTGGAGTCGGCCCCCAGGTTTTGTCACAAGGGACAATACCTGAAATATCTCGAATGGCAGCGGTTCCGTATGGTTCCGATCACGGGTTGCGTCTCGAATCAGACGTGCACACGCTTTGAGAGCGGTAACGCGTGCTACAGGGTGAATCGGTTTTTCAGTTCCGAATCGATCGACGGCTTCGCGCAAAATGCTCTGCACCTGATCGGCATCGGTGATCTTGCGATCGCGGATCGCCGCCAACAAAGCCAACAGTTCGTGGTCGATGGACATTGCCGGCTCCTTTCGCCGTGGCGCGGGATAGTTGTTCCCAAGGCTGCGGCTCATTCAGGTAATCTTCAACGTCGGGCAACGGCCAATCGCACGGTCTTGGTATTCGCGAATGTTTTCGATCACGCGCGGGCCTTGGTCCGGCGGAAGGTCGATCGGTGTTGAGCCGTCCAGGAATTCGATTCGACACCCCTGCGGCCTGACTGTGACAGTGGATGCGTGTCGCAGACAGATCGTTACCGGTCCATCAGCGCTCTCTACTTCCATGCACGCACTGCCGAAAGGTCGAAATGTCGGTACTTCCTCGTCGACATCCAGGCCGGAATAGAACAGGTGCAATCTCAGCCCTGGCGAAACATACGCCGGCACTGATGTTCCTTGACGCTTTTCGCGGGACTCGATGGCCTTCGTTACCACGACGTCATACGCGAACCGGTCGCCAAGCTCCTCGCACCGCCTGACGATCCGCCCCTCCGCGTCGCCGCGCATGGTCCTGAGCAAGACCTTTTCGCCGGGCTCGAGCACGCGCGGCGATTTGTACGCCCGGGCTTCGCGGATTTGCTCGCGTGGCCCGATGGGTTGCGCAGCGGCCGCCGCGGCGAGCGCGGGTCGACGGCTTCGAAGTAATCCAAACAGTCCAACAAACGGCAGGAAGAATGTGCGACGGTCCATAGCGGAGCCTTTCAGCAAGAATAGGGGAAACGAGGAACGGTTAAACGCGAAACGTCATTGGCCGATCGCTGGCCCCGAATCCTCTGGGCGCTGCGCCGCGTCGTCGGCCGATTGCAAAAGCAAGTTGCCTAGCTTGCGCAGCCGTTCGGGATCAAGAAACGCCGGACCATCGGCGTGCACATACAGGGCAGCCCCGCCCTTGGGATGCGGCACAAGGAGCATGTAATTGCCAGCGCCAAAACCAAGGAAGTGGGCGTTCGCCGGAATCGCCTGTCGTTCAACGGTAGCCATCGGTTCGGACCTTTCGAAAAAGAGGATCGTCATCACAAACGAAAAACACGTGGCCGATCGCGGCCAGCCTCACATTGTCATTTCGGTATCGGCCTCCCCTTCCAGCTTGGCCGTCGCATGCCTTCGAAGCAGCAGTCCGATGCCCGGCCGCGAGTCATAATCACCCAGGCGCGCCCGCACGGGGTTGCGGCCATGCCCAGCATGTTGGGCGTGGTGTCGGGACCGTCCGCGTCATCGTCGGCCAGAAAATTGGCGAAACGCAGCAGGTCGGCCTCTACCTGGTCCGGCCGGCCGACGCCATAGAAAATCAGAATCTCGTCATTCCAGCGGCAGAGGCTCGTGTAATACGTCTTCTGCCACCAATTAGGATGCTTACCCTGCAACGCCCCCAGCTCCCAGCGGGCGAGCATTTGAGCCAGCTCGGGATAGTTCGGCTCGGGTTCAGCATCCGCCACGGCGTCAACCGCAGCAGGGGCGACCGCGCCGGTGGTGCCCAGCAACGCCATAGCGCTCAGGGCTTCGCGTCGGGTGATCTTCATGCGGCACCACCTTTCTTCTGGCGGCACAGCATGTCGCCCAGGCACGAAACGACAGACCCCCGGATGCCCCGGTCGATGAGCCATTCAAGAAAGCGGACGAAGCACTGCCGATAATCGTTGCGAGCCGCCTCTTTCTTGGTCGCTCCGGCAATTGCTTTCGTTACCTTCGCCGCCCGCAATTGGTCAACCGTCTCTATGCGGCACGCGGTCAAGATCGTCGTGAGGTAGCCCTTGGCGTTGGCCTGGTACGACGGAGGGAGGGCCGTCTGCACGAACTCTGAGACCAACGGACCGATGGGCAGCTTATCGGTGCCGACCGCAGCGGCGCGCATGCGCGCTTCAATGCATGCGCCGAGTGGCAAAGCCGGCGGCAACGGGCGGTCGGCATCGATCAGCCGCATGGCCGCGTAGTGCTTCTCGAACACGTCGCGACGATGGCCAAGCTGCCGATGGCCAGTCCCCGGGGCGATGCGTTCGACGTGCGTTCCGCTGGCTCGCCGCAGCCAACGGAATGTACCGGGCTTGATACCGGCCGCTTTCACGAGCGCGCGAAACTGGTGGTAGAACCGCTTTTGCAACCCGATGACCTTGCCGAAGATCAGCGGCCTGCCGGGCAACCTAATCGCCTCGACGGCTTCGATCGTGCTGGGCCGCATCCCACAGACGTGCGGCTTGCCAGTCTTGTGCTGCACAAGTTGAATCTTGCCATCTGGATTGATGTCATGGAACTTGAGTAGAAATAGGTCACCCAGTCGCAAGCCCGTGTCGTAAGCCGCGGCAATGATGGCCGCCCAATATCCGCTGCGGCTGACCCGCGTATACCGGAAGCGGCCGGACAGGCAAAAGGTGGCGGCGATGAGCCGGGCGATTTCCTCCTCGCTCCAGGTATCGATGACCTGGCCGGGAACCATGATGCGCTTCAGCCGTCGCGGTGGGGCTGCCACCATCGGCGTGGGGGCTGTCCACGCAGCATTCCAAAGGGCGAGCAATCGGCCGCGGTGGCCTTTCACTGTAGACCGGCTCAATCCACTCTCAATGAGAAACGAAAGGAACCGATTGACTGTCGCATCGTTCAAATGTTCGAGGGCCGATGCCTCGCCAAGAAACCTTGAGAAGCGATTGAGTGTGACACGATATTGGTCACGTGAACTGCGGCCTAAATCCCGCTCGGGGAGGTAATGATCGCGGAGAAATTCTGCGAGCGTCAATTCTGGTGAACTGCTGATAGCCGTGTCACTTTTCATGCGGCACCGCCTTGCGTGAGCACTAGCTGGCGTCGGGATTTCTCGCTGATCGACTTTACGCGCGCAGCTGGGGCTGATACTCCAGGGACGCGGCGCCAGTAGGCATCGTTCCAGGTGGCCACAAGATGATTACGGTGGCCGCGCACGGTCAATTGAGCGGCACCGCTGTTGAGCAGGTTGCTAATCCAGCGATTGAGCGATGCGGCAGTCAGGTCGGCGACTGTCGCGGGATACCCAAGGAATTCGCCGTAGAGTTCCATCGATCGCCGTGTGGCCGCCACGTGCTTTCGGCAGAACACGTCGCGCCTCAGCCGATCAGAGACCAGATCGACCAGCAACGGCGATCCGCCGCATGCCGCCGCTTGCGCGGCATGATCATCAGCGCCGGTCGGATCCTCGACAAGCGCCGGAGGCAATGGGAACTGGCTCGGCAGCATGCGCTGGTCGAGGTAGTGCTTCTCGAAGACGTCGGCCCCGTTGCCAAGGTGCTTGTGACCATCGCCAGGCGAGGCCGCCTCGACGAGTGTGCCGCTGGTGCGGCGAATCCACCGCGATGTGCCTTTCAGGCCAGCGGCCTCGGCGAGCCGCTTGAAATGCTCAAAGAATGCCTGACGGCAAATGACGCCGCCAAAGACGCGTTCGCGTTGCGGATGCTCGATGGCGGCCACGGCCGTACTGGCAGCGGCGGACGCTTGCTTGACCAAGGGTTTCTGGGTCTTGCCCTGCGTGACGACGAACTTCCCGGCCCGTAGATCGGCAAAGGTGACTCGCATCATATCGCCCAGGCGAAGGCCCGTGTCGTATGAGACGAGCAGGTAGGCCCGCCAGTAGTCGCAGCGTGAGACGCGCGAGCAGCGAAAGACGCCTTGCAGCGTGTCAGCCTGGGCCAGCAGCGCTTGCATCTGCTCGCGCGTCCAGGCCTCGGGCGCGACGTCGGGACGCTTGATGGGCCGCACGCGGAGCGGCAATTCCTCGACCAGCGGCGGATCCTCGCGATAGGCCGCATTCCAAAGCGCCACGAGCCGCTGCCGGTGACCGCGGACGGACCATTGGCCGTGCCGTCCGTCGCTTTCAAGAACAGCCAGCCAGCGGTTCACGAGCTTGGCCCGCAGGTCGCCGACTGTCGCCGGCCGGCCGAGAAACTTGCCATAGCTCTCGATCGCCTTAGCCATCGCAACGGCGCTCTGCCGCGACATTGGACGCATCAGCAGGTAGTCGGGCAGATACTCGGCCATGCCAATGCCGGAAGGCTCAGGGATTTCAAATGGCCCCAGGGCGAGCGTCGAGCCACCGGCAACGGGCCGGCGCGAGTCTTGGGGCGGCTCGGGCAGCGGTTGCGGTGGCAACGAGTGAAGCTCGAGCAACAGTTCGAACACGGCCCGGCGGATCCTGGCGCTCGGTTTGCCGCCGTAGATCAGGTTGGCCAGCGACTGGTAGGCGATGCCGATCCGATCGGCGAGAGCGCGGCGGCTGATGCCTTTTGCCTTGAGGTGCAACTCGATTTGCCGCAGTGTGGCCAATCCGCCTGCCTGGTTGCTGATCGCCAGGCCGCCGGGCACTTCGATCAGCGGAAACGGTTGGCCATTAGAGGCTCGCTCCGCGTTGCGCTTTGGCGCTCTGCCGAACTGCTGGAACTTGTACCCGTCGTTGGTGGGCACGCGGCCGAGCCAGAGCGGAGCGTCGCCAACACGCATGTGCTCGACCGGCGCATGGCGCGGGCAACTGCACGTCGGGCAACGGCCCTGGATGTACCGGCGGCGGCCGTTCTCGTGAACGCTACGGGGATGAACATGCCATTCGGTGGGCAACGTCGTCATGCGGCACCTCCCTCGGCGCTGAGCAGCCGCGGCGGCATCGGCTTGTGCTGCTGGATCTGCCGCGGGTCGACGTAGTGCCGCATCGCCAGGCCGGCCTTGGGCGGGCGTGGCCGCTTGTTCGCCGGGCTGCGCGGCGGCAAGGGGTTGGCCAGCAATTCCACCAGCCGCCAACAGAACTCGTCAGTCAGGCGGTGAGTGCCACATAGCACGCTGTTCAGATACGAGTGGACGATCGCCAGCCATTGCGCCAGTTCGGCCCGCTTGATGCCAAGGCCCTTGGCGTATTCCACAAAGCGGCCCACGTCGGCTTGCGTGGCCTGGCCGCTGGCGAACAGGTCCCTGAACTCCACCTGGCGATCGAGCGATTCGGCCGCCACGGCCGGGGTCGACAGCGGCGCCGCGAGCAACTGACGCAACCGACCGAGGAACGGAATGTTGATCGGCTTGCCACTCAACATGACCGTGGTCAGATGGTGCGATGTCACGCCCATTCGCGTGGCCACCTCGCGCCGGTCGATGCCGTGGGCCGCGAAGTAGCAAACGATCGGCCAGAGGTGTTCGCCTGGAACCTCGTTTTCGTCGAGGCGGCTCACGAGCTGCCCGGTTAGATCATCGTGGTTTGCAGCAGTTCGGCGGTCGCCGTCGGAATCCGACACGAGCAAAGAGGTTTCGGGAAGTGGCACGGGATCGCACCTTTCTGGCGCGCCGGCAAAAAAGACGAGGAGCCGCTACGATCGCTCGCAAACGACTCCCCGCTAGACCGACGCGCATAAAAAGACCGTAGGCCTCGCTACTCCCTCCTAGGCGGTTCAAGAACCACCCGGCGGCCCTTGCTACCATCCTTCGATGGTCGCAGCTTGGGTTCCGCGCAGAAGCAGCGAGGCCTACGGCCTGTTTCATGAAAAACATCGGTCTATCTCTTGAATGCCCCGAAGGGCTTTAGGGACACGCATATTCCCCGCTCGCGTCGATGGTGTCAACGCGCGGGGCAAAATAAAACCGTCGCACCGCTGATCAACGGCAGAAGGGCCCGGCACAACCGCCAAAAGCTGCCATGCAATGGCCACTGCCTCGGCCGCCAGGGGTCGCCGCAGGAGTTCGTGAGCGGTTTGCATGGTCCGTCTCGATGCGCGCGCAGCTTCGCCCAAGCAAGGAAAAAGGAATGGCCCGCAGGCGGCCCCCGCGAACCTCGCGTTTTTGCGGGCTTTTTTGATGGTGGATGTGCGGCCGAGCGGCCGAAAAAAGTTCCGGAAATATTTTTCGAGCCCGAGAAACGGCCGGTGCCCGCGCTGGCAAATCGCCTCGCGACGATCGATGCCGCAGGGCGCCGGATGCCGAAAGCCGCCGATTCGGTAGAAAGCCGGTACGGAAACTTGCATTTGGAACTGCCGGAGAGAGAATGGCTGCCTGGTCGGCTAGCAGGACGTGCGCTCGTAAGCCATGAAGGCCTCCTGTTTCCTCATTCTCTCGAAGGGATGGTGGATGATGCTGGCTGCCTTCGCTCGATCGATTGCGCTTCTCGCCTGCCTCGGTGCCCTCTCCGCCGCTTCGTTTCGACCGTCGGGGCCTGCTAAAGCCTCGGCGGCCGCTCCCGTCACGCGACCTTGCTGTGAAGCGTTGCTCGCGGAGGCTCGCTGCACCGGATCGTCGAGCTGTACGGCGTGCAAGAATTGCCGCTACTGCGCTCACTGCTCAAACGGCGGGACGTGCGGAGTATGTTCGGGGCGGCAGCCCACGGAAAAGACTGAGCGCACGCTCGCGGCTCTGCGGCCGAACGCGGCGGATTGAGTAGCGGCGAACGCGTTCCGCGGGCGTGCCGGCTGCACGAAGAAGGCCGCAGGTGTGTCCCTGGATTCACCCGCCACAAGCGGTCGAATGGCCTGCGGCCCTCATCCGGAAGCCGAGCGAGGCTAGTGTCGCATGCCGGCGGCCGCCGGAAGCGCCTTAAAGTCGTGTGCAGGGCCAGCCGGGCATGCCTGGAGCTTTGACGAGCTGTTTGACGCTGTTTTGCACGCTAAAACCGAATAAACGGCTGTCCTCGTCGCGCAAGTGCTGGCGCCGTCGAGTTTTACGATTGACATTGGCCCACCGCTATACTATTGTTGCGTTGGTGACCCTCACACCCACGCCTTCGCACTCCATCGAAAGCCCATTCACGATGGCGGAAAATCCTTGTGACGACGCCGAACTCCAGCGCGCATATCAGTTAGCACAGCAATACAAGCCGCTTTATACTCCGACTGGTATTCTTCGCCAGCCAGAGCCAGCGGCCAAGACTGTTTGGACGGTTGGCCTGTCAAATCGCACCCAACCCCTGAGCAGCACCAATGGCAAACTGGAGTCAGCTTCTTAAGGAGATTGATTCGGCCGGCACGACGCACGACGCGATCCGGCGGAAGTACCTGAAGCGGCTCTCAAAAGCGACTGGCCGGAACGTCATCGCGTATTATTCCGGCTGGCTTCAAAAGGGCTTTCTGGCCCAGAGCGGCGTCCCCTTCGATATTAACGACGCCGACAAAAGCGGTTTCATGACCGCTATTCACAAGCTCGACCGCAGCAAGGGTCTCGACCTGATCCTTCACACTCCCGGCGGCGTGACCTCCGCTACAGAGTCCATTGTGGACTACCTGCGCCAGATGTTTCCGAACAACATTCGCGCTATCGTGCCTCAGCTCGCATTGTCCGCTGGAACGATGATGGCGCTCGCGTGCAACGAGATCGCGATGGGTGCTCATTCAAGCCTGGGGCCGATCGATCCGCAGCTAGGCGGAATCGCCGCCCACGGGGTCGTGGAAGAGGCGGAAAAAGCCAAGTCCGAAATCCTTACGAACCAACAAGCGGCAGCGTATTGGCAGTTTGTCTTGCAAAAGTACCGACCGGCATTCATCGGCGATTGCCAAAAAGCGATTACCTGGGCCAACAAAATGGTAAAGGATTGGCTGGTAAGCGGAATGTTTTCAGGCGATGCCGATGCCACAGCGAAGGCCGATGCAGTAGTCGCCGAACTGGCGGACCATTCCCTAACGTTGTCGCACGATCGCCACATTTCGCTCCAGCGAGCGAAGGACATGGGGCTTAAGGTTATTGCCCTGGAGTCGGATGATAACCTCCAAGACGCCGTCCTGACGGTGCATCACGCGATGATTCACACCCTCGCCGCTACAACCGCGATCAAAATAATCGAGAACCACCTTGGCCATAGGTTCGTCACCACCGCCAACGCGCAGCTGCTAGTATCTCACCAATCGTAGCGGCGCCGGCCTGCACACGATCTTAAGGCACTTCCCGAACGGGGGAATTATCCTAGCGAGTTACGGCTCGCGCTCGACCGACGGAAGCACCGACCGAACAACTTCTGCCTCTGGAAACAGCCCTCGACACTCATCGATATTCGGGGCAATCGGTGACCAGAAGTAGACGGCTACCCCTTTCTCGCCAAGCAGCCAGAGGCCGCCTGGAGCCGTTGTCGGTGCGTCATATTTGCGCGTCGGCCGTTCGACCATAGCAGCCGGCCCTAAAAAATGGATTCCCTCCGACGCGGTTATCGCCCGTTGCCGCTGCCTGATCCACTCCAGGGAATAGCCCACCCAGGCCAGCGGCGCGGACGCCACCGCGATCAAGACGAACAGCGTCCGAAGCCTAAAGGCGAACCAGCGGCGGCGGGGTTTCTCGGGCATATGGGGCAGTATAGCCGCAGCCAAAGCGGTTTGCTCGCGACGATCAAGACCCCGCGCCAGCCCTTCTGTGCTCCCGCCGATAATCCCGCGGTGGCTCCGGCTACTTGTCAGCCCACAAGCCGCGTCCGGCCGCCCTGGCTTCCCGTTCGGCTTGTTCGAAGGCCCCAGCCGCTAGGCGCTCGCGACCGGTCTTACGGATTCCGGTCGGTGCTTGACAGCGACCAAGCCAGCGCCACGACGTATCCTATGAGGGTCCAGCCGAGAAGCGCATTCACGACGGCGATCGGCATTCCGTTCGGATGGCCCCTGCCGGCCGCGATAATCGCCGGTAGGAAATACGCGCCGAAGGCCAGAGCGAACGCTAGCGCGAGCCCGAACATGCCAACCAGGAGCTGCCAATAGGTCAGCGCGATGATTCCAAAACCGATGGCGACCACGATCGCGGCCGGTACGGCGTAGTCGCGTTTTTGCTTCGGGCGGGCATCCGGCCTTGGCGGTCTGGCCTGAACCGCCGCTTTGATTTCACGCAACGTCATCGATGTTCGCGGGGCCGGTGTCACTTCGTGGCAGTGCGGACATGAAATCATCGCTCCGGCAAGCGCGGCCGCCACTTCGCCGGGCCAACCGCAATGAGTGCAAACAAAGCGAATCGCATCAGTCACAGTGCAACGCCTCAATAACGGGCCTATTGCAGCGGCGGCCGACAAATCGAACAGGGCTCATATCGCTGCTTGGCGTCGCTCAGCTTCATCTGGATGTTCGACGATCGAAGATACCGGCAGCCATCGACGTGGTGTTTGGTGCCAGTGCGCGTGACGTACACAGTGATGTCGGTCGTCGGCCTGCCGGCGGTCGGCACCGCGGGCTCGACGGTAGCTGGCGCCGTCTGCTGCGGTGGTTTTGGTTCTAAAACCGTAGCCGGCGGTCCCCTTGCGGTGGGCACGTCCGGAGCCCAGAGGCCGCGGCCCTGCTCTCGGGCCTCCCGCTCGTAGCCGAGGAATTCGTCCATGCGTTCGAACGGGTACTTCACGTAGGCATGGCCATAGCCTTCCTTGACCAGTTCGGCATTGAAGTCGAGGTTGTCTCGGACCCGGAATACGTAGGCGAGCAGCCGCCCGTAATGATCCCTGTGCCCAGTCGCTGCGCTGTTTTGATCGCTGACCAGGCGGATTCGCTCGCCGTCGAGGCTGGCGTGAGTGAACCGCGATGCTTCCTGGCCGAAATATTGGACCGGCTTTCGAGGGTCGACGGTTTCTGGCGTGTCGACCCCAACCAACCGAACCCGTTCACCGTTCTCAAGTTCAATGGTATCTCCATCGACGGCCCTCTTTACGACCGATTCAAACGGTCGATAGATTCGT from Pirellulales bacterium includes these protein-coding regions:
- a CDS encoding thermonuclease family protein — protein: MLRFLACALTCIAALIPSIAIARGGGVHSGRSSYRSSGTVHVRAYTRKDGTYVRAHTRSAPGSGGTTYVSPASAPETPLVVDYRQTARTSARTSYRTDPPAAIDDQQSLAIITPHRTLRPSLPTLPAHFKLWLKGGLSHPIVRYEDDGDSWLVMGVTGGEIRYPKDLVTSVDPIGPTTAEVAAAPGGQRIYRPFESVVKRAVDGDTIELENGERVRLVGVDTPETVDPRKPVQYFGQEASRFTHASLDGERIRLVSDQNSAATGHRDHYGRLLAYVFRVRDNLDFNAELVKEGYGHAYVKYPFERMDEFLGYEREAREQGRGLWAPDVPTARGPPATVLEPKPPQQTAPATVEPAVPTAGRPTTDITVYVTRTGTKHHVDGCRYLRSSNIQMKLSDAKQRYEPCSICRPPLQ
- a CDS encoding superinfection immunity protein — encoded protein: MAAALAGAMISCPHCHEVTPAPRTSMTLREIKAAVQARPPRPDARPKQKRDYAVPAAIVVAIGFGIIALTYWQLLVGMFGLALAFALAFGAYFLPAIIAAGRGHPNGMPIAVVNALLGWTLIGYVVALAWSLSSTDRNP
- a CDS encoding site-specific integrase, with amino-acid sequence MKSDTAISSSPELTLAEFLRDHYLPERDLGRSSRDQYRVTLNRFSRFLGEASALEHLNDATVNRFLSFLIESGLSRSTVKGHRGRLLALWNAAWTAPTPMVAAPPRRLKRIMVPGQVIDTWSEEEIARLIAATFCLSGRFRYTRVSRSGYWAAIIAAAYDTGLRLGDLFLLKFHDINPDGKIQLVQHKTGKPHVCGMRPSTIEAVEAIRLPGRPLIFGKVIGLQKRFYHQFRALVKAAGIKPGTFRWLRRASGTHVERIAPGTGHRQLGHRRDVFEKHYAAMRLIDADRPLPPALPLGACIEARMRAAAVGTDKLPIGPLVSEFVQTALPPSYQANAKGYLTTILTACRIETVDQLRAAKVTKAIAGATKKEAARNDYRQCFVRFLEWLIDRGIRGSVVSCLGDMLCRQKKGGAA